One region of Ascaphus truei isolate aAscTru1 chromosome 13, aAscTru1.hap1, whole genome shotgun sequence genomic DNA includes:
- the LOC142464509 gene encoding olfactory receptor 6M1-like, with the protein MDNQSSVSDFLLVGFSVSTELQVLLFIVFFSIYILTVTANVAIISLVRVDPRLHTPMYFFLSQLSFLEIWYTSSIVPKLLANLAGWKHISFPSCISQMYFYFSLGSAEFFLLGVMAIDRYLAICNPLRYTSIMNGQVCIQAASACWLVAFLAVFFLVVLISRLQFCKPAVINHFFCDIPSLLRLSCRETFLEEIMAFFFACSIILTSLLLTVVSYALIISTISKIPSNKGRQKAFSTCVSHFTVVTILYGTVIFIYVRPSVSYPVDINKVLGIFNTVVTPLLNPIIYCLRNKNMKEALRKVMNKKSALRNGMSYSTK; encoded by the coding sequence ATGGATAATCAGAGCAGTGTGAGCGATTTTCTCCTGGTGGGTTTCTCGGTCTCAACGGAGCTGCAGGTCTTGCTGTTCATAGTCTTCTTTTCAATCTATATCCTGACGGTGACGGCCAATGTCGCCATTATTAGCTTGGTCCGGGTGGACCCAAGACTTCACACTCCCATGTACTTTTTCCTCAGCCAACTCTCTTTCCTGGAGATTTGGTACACATCATCCATTGTCCCCAAACTTCTGGCCAATTTGGCTGGGTGGAAACACATTTCATTCCCCAGCTGCATCTCGCAGATGTATTTCTACTTCTCTTTGGGCTCAGCAGAGTTCTTTCTTCTGGGAGTGATGGCCATTGACCGTTACTTGGCTATTTGCAACCCCTTGCGTTATACGTCCATCATGAATGGTCAAGTATGTATACAGGCAGCCTCAGCTTGCTGGTTGGTTGCCTTCCTTGCTGTATTTTTCCTGGTAGTTCTGATATCCCGATTGCAGTTCTGCAAACCTGCTGTCATTAACCATTTCTTTTGTGACATCCCATCTCTGCTCAGATTGTCCTGTCGAGAGACATTCCTGGAGGAGATAATGGCCTTTTTTTTTGCTTGCAGCATCATCCTGACCTCCCTCCTTCTGACTGTTGTGTCCTATGCGCTCATTATTTCCACCATCTCCAAGATCCCCTCCAACAAAGGGAGGCAAAAGGCTTTCTCCACCTGTGTTTCCCATTTCACTGTGGTCACTATTTTATATGGGACTGTCATATTTATCTACGTAAGGCCCAGTGTGTCTTACCCTGTGGACATCAACAAGGTCTTGGGTATCTTCAATACAGTGGTAACGCCTCTGCTCAACCCTATTATCTACTGTCTGAGGAACAAAAACATGAAAGAGGCTCTGAGGAAAGTGATGAACAAAAAGTCAGCACTTAGGAATGGCATGTCCTACTCTACCAAATAA
- the LOC142465239 gene encoding olfactory receptor 6B1-like, producing MTENISNFFLLGFSTSPPIQILLFFIFFFAYFLTVVENLLIVVIIWTSSKLHKPMYFFLGHLSFLELWYVTVTVPKLLSIFLVESKHISITACMSQLYFFISLGCTECVLLAAMAFDRYVAICHPLRYVTIMSQHLCLFLALGSYVSGFLISFVKVYYISRLTFCHSGLINHFYCDISPILNLSCTDIKVAELVDFILALFILLAPLLLTFISYICILVTILHIPTSSGRQKAFSTCASHLVVVVIFYGAALFMYARPSRAQSFNYNKLVSVVYTVITPLLNPIIYCLRNKEVKEVMRKLGCSKTDQVVHRRETLACS from the coding sequence ATGACAGAAAACATCAGCAACTTTTTTCTCCTGGGATTCTCCACTTCTCCGCCCATTCAAATCCTGCTCTTTTTCATCTTCTTCTTCGCTTACTTCTTGACTGTGGTGGAGAATCTGCTCATCGTCGTCATTATCTGGACTAGTTCCAAGCTGCACAAACCGATGTACTTCTTCTTGGGGCATCTGTCCTTCCTAGAGTTGTGGtacgtcactgtcactgtccctaagCTGCTCTCCATATTCCTGGTAGAGAGTAAGCACATCTCAATCACTGCCTGTATGTCGCAGCTTTACTTCTTCATTTCATTGGGCTGCACTGAGTGTGTCCTGCTGGCTGCTATGGCATTTGACCGCTATGTGGCTATCTGCCACCCCTTGCGTTATGTCACCATCATGAGCCAGCATCTCTGCCTCTTTCTGGCACTAGGCTCCTATGTCAGTGGCTTCCTTATCTCCTTTGTTAAGGTTTACTACATTTCTCGTCTCACTTTTTGCCATTCAGGTCTCATCAACCACTTCTACTGCGATATCTCTCCTATTCTCAACCTGTCCTGTACAGACATAAAAGTGGCTGAGCTGGTGGATTTTATCCTTGCCCTGTTTATTCTTCTTGCCCCACTCTTGCTAACTTTCATTTCATACATCTGCATCCTGGTCACCATCCTGCACATCCCAACCTCTAGCGGGCGCCAAAAGGCCTTCTCTACCTGTGCCTCACACCTGGTTGTGGTTGTTATATTCTATGGGGCCGCTCTCTTCATGTATGCTCGACCCAGTAGAGCTCAGTCTTTCAACTACAACAAGCTGGTATCTGTCGTCTACACCGTGATTACACCGTTGCTTAATCCAATCATCTACTGCCTGAGGAACAAAGAGGTGAAGGAGGTTATGCGGAAACTTGGGTGCTCAAAAACTGATCAAGTAGTGCATAGAAGGGAGACTCTAGCATGTTCTTAG